One window of the Chelonoidis abingdonii isolate Lonesome George chromosome 3, CheloAbing_2.0, whole genome shotgun sequence genome contains the following:
- the NTPCR gene encoding cancer-related nucleoside-triphosphatase — MAKHVFLTGPPGIGKTTLIQKATEALKSSGVPIDGFYTEEVREGGRRIGFDVVTLSGRRGTLSRLGFDSSTARREYRVGQYVVDLVSFEHLVLPVLRNVDLGSDTGKKVHVIDEVGKMELFSQSFIQAVRQTLTASGTTILGTIPIPKGKPLGLVEEIRSRKDVKVFNVTKENRDNILQDIVTTVQNCRK, encoded by the exons GGATTGGAAAGACGACATTGATCCAGAAAGCCACTGAAGCCCTAAAATCCTCTGGGGTCCCTATTGATGGATTTTACACAGAGGAAGTCAGAGAAGGCGGCCGGAGGATAGGATTCGATGTCGTCACTTTGTCTGGGAGACGAGGAACTTTATCTAGACTCGG TTTTGATTCTTCTACTGCAAGACGCGAATATCGTGTTGGACAATACGTAGTAGACCTGGTTTCATTTGAGCACTTGGTGCTTCCTGTGCTGAGAAAT GTCGATCTTGGCAGTGACACAGGGAAAAAAGTGCACGTAATAGATGAGGTTGGTAAAATGGAACTCTTCAGCCAATCTTTTATTCAAGCAGTTCGTCAAACTCTGACTGCTTCAGGGACCACAATTCTTGGAACTATACCAATACCTAAAGGCAAGCCATTGGGTCTTGTGGAGGAAATAAGAAGTCGGAAGGATGTTAAGGTGTTCAAT GTTACTAAAGAAAATAGAGACAACATTTTGCAAGATATTGTAACAACTGTGCAGAATTGCAGGAAATGA